The Erwinia sorbitola nucleotide sequence GCGCAGCACTGACTAACCTCTCTGGCATTGATAGTGCGGATTACAACCCGTTCACCAACAGCGGCCTGAGTAACTTACAAAAACTGAACAACAACACTACGCTGGCAAAATACCTGGCCGCGTCCTCTCGTAAGGTTAACGTCGATACTGCGTCGTCAGCTTCCACGGACTCCCAGAATGCAACCGGTGTAGAGCTGAACCTCGCACTCAGCGGCGACAGCTACAAAATTGACCTCGGCAGTACGCCGCTTGGTCAGGATCTCAGCACCCTGGTGGGTGGCGTGAAGTGGGCGCCGAAGCTGACGGACTACCTGACGCTGGTACTGACCGGTGAGCGCCGTGCGGTAACGGACAGCCTGCTCTCTTATGTCGGGGTGAAAGATAAATACTCCGGTAAGAGCTGGGGGCGCGTGACCAAAAACGGCGGTAATGCGTTGTTAAGCTATGATGACGGCGATGCCGGATTCTATGTTGGCGCGGGCGGTTACAGCTATATTGGTGAAAACGTGGCCAGTAACACTTCGTTAATGGGGAACGCCGGGGCCTATGTGCGTCCGTTCCACTTTAATGACCGCGAGCTGAAAACCGGTATCAATATCAGCTGGATGGACTTCTCGAAAAACCTCAGTAACTTCAGCTACGGCTCAGGTGGCTACTTCAGCCCGCAGAACTATGTCAGCGTCTCGTTCCCGGTGGACTTCACCCAGACCTATGATGATCTGAGCGTGAAGATTGGCGGTTCAGCAGGCTATCAATCCTATACGCAGGATAAAAGTGCCTACTTCCCTAACAATAGCGACTACCAGTCGCTGCTGGAAGATGCCGTCACGGCGGGCTATGCCAAAGAGGCTTACTTCAGCGGCGGCAGCAAAAGCGGTATCGGCTATAACCTGCACGCAGGTGCGGACTACAAAATCAACAAAGACGTTACCGTGGGTGGTCAGTTGGGCTATGACACCTTTGGCGACTATAACGAAAGTACAGCGCAGCTCTACTTCCGCTACATGCTGGGAGGCAAATAAGCATGAGTCAGTTACAGGAACGCACCCTGCAATATTATCGTCAACAGCAGTATCAGCCGGGCTGGTTTGATCTGCTGAGTGTGATGATCAACGGCATGCTGAATAACGCCGGTGAGCGGGAAAGTCAGGCATTTTTACGCCAGATGGGCGATAACCTTGCCCATCGTTACCCGCTGGGCGCGATCGCTACCGTGGCGGATCTGGAAGTGCAGATCAACCAGGTACTGGCGCGGTTTAACTGGGGATTTGTCGATCTGCAACCGACTGAAACGGCGATCGTTATCGATCATCTGGCGCTGCCGCCGGGCGATGGCGTAATGCCGGATCGTCAGTGGCGTCTGGCGCTGGGCGCGGTGCTGATGGGGCTGTATGCCCGCTGGCTGCGCGTGCAGGGAGGCGGCGATAATGTGTCGCTGAGTTGTGAAG carries:
- the bcsD gene encoding cellulose biosynthesis protein BcsD; translation: MSQLQERTLQYYRQQQYQPGWFDLLSVMINGMLNNAGERESQAFLRQMGDNLAHRYPLGAIATVADLEVQINQVLARFNWGFVDLQPTETAIVIDHLALPPGDGVMPDRQWRLALGAVLMGLYARWLRVQGGGDNVSLSCEETGESSLRFRYQA